A single region of the Polymorphum gilvum SL003B-26A1 genome encodes:
- a CDS encoding bifunctional enoyl-CoA hydratase/phosphate acetyltransferase, whose amino-acid sequence MPTNRTYDQIAVGDSATITRTCTANDLYVFAHVSGNTNPLHLPNTDWTGDGKIDPPFAPSMWIGALISAVLGNILPGPGTVYRTQSFAFYSRVNLDDHLTVTVKVLAKEAGRLVRLATTVTRTDGSPVADGIAEVTAPDQTIVFDSTDLPALLIERHQHFDRLIAAAKTLPALATAVVAPDDANSLGGALLAAREGLIRPILIGARDRILAAADQLGTSLADGEILDIESEPEAAARAVAMVHEGTVGAIMKGHLHTDDLLHHIVKREGGLRTRRRISHIFVMDIPGRDTPVIISDAAINIAPDLNTKVDIVQNAIDAGLAIGMKMPKVGILSAIETVNPAIPSSLDAAILSKMAERGQITGGLVDGPLAMDNAIDVQAARTKGITSLVAGHAEVLIVPNLESGNMLAKELTFIAHAEAAGLVVGAKVPVMLTSRADDDRARLASCALALLYGHWKRTGSSAVPAPEEAAE is encoded by the coding sequence GTCGGGGAACACGAATCCGCTGCATCTGCCGAACACCGACTGGACCGGCGACGGCAAAATCGATCCGCCCTTCGCACCGTCGATGTGGATAGGTGCCCTCATCTCGGCGGTGCTCGGTAACATCCTGCCCGGACCCGGCACCGTCTACCGCACCCAGAGCTTTGCCTTCTACAGCCGCGTCAATCTCGACGATCACCTGACCGTGACGGTCAAGGTCCTGGCCAAGGAAGCCGGCCGCCTGGTGCGGCTGGCGACGACGGTCACGCGCACGGACGGCTCTCCGGTCGCTGACGGGATCGCGGAAGTGACCGCACCCGATCAGACCATCGTGTTCGACAGCACGGACCTGCCCGCCCTGCTCATCGAGAGGCATCAACATTTCGACCGGCTGATCGCTGCGGCCAAGACGCTGCCGGCCCTGGCGACGGCGGTCGTCGCGCCGGACGACGCCAATTCGCTCGGTGGAGCCCTACTGGCGGCGCGCGAAGGCCTGATCCGGCCGATCCTGATCGGCGCGCGAGACCGTATCCTTGCAGCCGCGGACCAGCTCGGAACCTCCCTGGCAGACGGCGAGATCCTCGACATCGAGTCCGAGCCGGAGGCGGCGGCCCGCGCCGTCGCCATGGTGCACGAGGGCACCGTCGGAGCGATCATGAAAGGCCATCTGCACACCGACGACCTGCTGCACCACATCGTCAAGCGGGAGGGCGGATTGCGCACCAGGCGTCGGATCAGTCACATCTTCGTGATGGACATCCCCGGACGCGATACGCCGGTGATCATTTCGGATGCGGCGATCAACATCGCACCCGATCTCAACACCAAGGTTGACATCGTCCAGAACGCGATCGATGCCGGACTGGCGATCGGCATGAAGATGCCCAAGGTCGGCATCCTATCGGCGATCGAGACCGTCAATCCGGCAATCCCGTCGAGCCTCGACGCGGCGATCCTGTCGAAGATGGCCGAACGCGGCCAGATCACGGGCGGGCTGGTCGACGGCCCGCTGGCAATGGACAATGCCATCGACGTCCAGGCCGCGCGCACCAAGGGCATAACGTCGCTTGTCGCGGGTCATGCCGAGGTGCTGATCGTTCCAAACCTCGAGTCCGGCAACATGCTTGCCAAGGAACTGACCTTCATCGCCCATGCCGAAGCAGCCGGGCTTGTGGTTGGGGCCAAGGTACCGGTAATGCTGACCAGCCGTGCCGACGACGACAGGGCGCGTCTTGCCTCCTGCGCCCTGGCGCTGCTCTACGGCCACTGGAAGCGAACCGGATCCTCCGCCGTGCCGGCGCCGGAGGAGGCAGCCGAATGA
- a CDS encoding acetate/propionate family kinase: MTAAVSGKDDPTILILNAGSSSIKFDLYAGEEELVRGQIEGLGATPRLQAKVLRSGLSTDRPLSADEAHDHQAALAIPLKLLEETAPGRTVQAVGHRVVHGGVDYAEPVVLDDAILAHLKRFNPLAPLHQPHNLAGILAARQAFPDALQVACFDTAFHRRHPWVNDTFALPREFYDEGVRRYGFHGLSYEYITETLRERMPEAASGRLVVAHLGNGASMCAIREGRSIGSTMGFTALDGLPMGTRCGQLDPGVVLYLMTEKGLSANDISDLLYKRSGLRGLSGLSHDMRELEASDTPEARQAIDYFVFRIRRELGAMAAVVGGLDTLVFTGGIGENSTTVRARVCEGLEWLGIRFDAGRNAAGESLISTNNSKVQVLVMRTNEEAMIRRHTARLFGQAGARP, from the coding sequence ATGACGGCGGCGGTAAGCGGCAAGGACGATCCGACGATCCTGATCCTCAACGCGGGATCGTCGTCGATCAAGTTCGACCTCTATGCCGGCGAAGAGGAACTGGTGCGTGGCCAGATCGAAGGCCTTGGCGCGACGCCGCGGCTGCAGGCCAAGGTCTTGCGGAGCGGTCTCAGCACTGATCGTCCGCTCTCTGCAGACGAAGCGCACGATCACCAAGCCGCTCTTGCCATCCCTCTGAAATTACTTGAAGAAACGGCTCCAGGCCGAACGGTTCAAGCGGTCGGCCACAGGGTCGTGCATGGCGGCGTCGACTATGCCGAACCAGTCGTGCTCGACGATGCCATTCTCGCGCACCTGAAGCGGTTCAATCCGCTTGCGCCACTGCACCAGCCGCACAATCTCGCCGGCATCCTGGCAGCGCGCCAGGCGTTTCCCGACGCGCTGCAGGTGGCCTGTTTCGACACGGCGTTCCACCGCAGGCATCCCTGGGTGAACGATACCTTTGCGTTGCCGCGGGAGTTCTACGACGAAGGCGTACGACGCTACGGATTCCACGGGCTGTCCTATGAATACATCACCGAGACGCTACGCGAGCGGATGCCGGAGGCCGCGAGCGGCAGGCTGGTCGTGGCGCATCTGGGCAACGGGGCCTCGATGTGCGCGATCCGAGAGGGGCGCAGCATCGGCTCGACCATGGGCTTCACCGCCCTCGACGGACTGCCGATGGGCACCCGCTGCGGCCAGCTTGATCCCGGCGTCGTGCTCTATCTGATGACCGAGAAGGGTTTGAGCGCAAACGATATTTCGGACCTGCTCTACAAGCGCTCCGGGCTGAGGGGCCTGTCCGGACTGAGCCACGACATGCGCGAACTGGAGGCCAGCGACACGCCGGAGGCCAGGCAGGCGATCGACTATTTCGTGTTTCGCATCCGGCGCGAGCTCGGCGCCATGGCGGCGGTGGTCGGCGGGCTGGACACCCTGGTGTTCACCGGCGGCATCGGCGAAAATTCGACCACGGTGCGGGCGCGGGTGTGCGAGGGTCTCGAATGGCTCGGCATCCGCTTCGACGCCGGGCGCAATGCCGCAGGCGAAAGCCTCATCTCGACAAATAACTCGAAAGTTCAAGTTCTTGTCATGCGAACCAACGAGGAGGCAATGATCCGCCGGCATACCGCAAGGCTGTTCGGCCAGGCCGGCGCCAGACCCTAG
- a CDS encoding phosphate/phosphite/phosphonate ABC transporter substrate-binding protein: protein MTWRAAWMAVLVLVGGLGSAVADWRDDLRRLRVGIAIGREEDMRERLEPFREELEYRIGVPVDLFLIDSLAGLVDALVRGEVDYARLSASAYAAASTLCACVEPLVSPRATDLSAGFHAVLVTRAVDGLVTLDALKGRSLAVSDPQSVAGYRVPLAGLYAQGIDPSEHFSTLVHVAGPRDALRALIDRRVDAALVWSSLDGNPAFGYSLGTLNEAYVETRLDVSRLSVVWKSPRIPYGAHAVRTDLSKEFRGLLRERLVALQDDAPAAYFAVEPDMGGGFAPVTHDDYEAVLETFRPQWRRALGR from the coding sequence ATGACGTGGCGCGCGGCGTGGATGGCGGTGCTGGTGTTGGTCGGCGGGCTCGGTTCGGCGGTGGCGGATTGGCGCGACGACCTGCGCCGCCTGCGCGTCGGCATCGCGATCGGCCGCGAGGAGGACATGCGCGAGCGCCTCGAGCCGTTCCGGGAGGAACTGGAATACCGCATCGGCGTTCCGGTCGACCTGTTCCTGATCGACAGCCTGGCCGGCCTGGTCGACGCGCTGGTGCGTGGCGAGGTCGACTATGCCCGTCTGTCGGCTTCCGCTTATGCAGCCGCATCAACGCTTTGCGCCTGTGTCGAGCCTCTGGTATCCCCGCGTGCGACCGATCTGTCGGCGGGCTTCCACGCGGTGCTCGTCACCCGCGCCGTCGACGGGCTTGTCACCCTCGACGCCCTGAAAGGCCGTTCCCTCGCCGTCTCGGATCCGCAATCGGTTGCCGGATACCGTGTCCCGCTTGCTGGTCTCTATGCGCAGGGCATTGATCCATCGGAGCATTTTTCGACACTTGTGCATGTCGCCGGCCCGCGCGACGCCCTGCGCGCGCTGATCGACCGGCGCGTCGACGCCGCTCTCGTCTGGTCCAGTCTCGACGGCAACCCCGCCTTCGGCTACTCGCTCGGCACGCTCAACGAGGCCTACGTCGAGACACGCCTCGACGTCTCGCGCCTCTCCGTGGTCTGGAAATCCCCGCGCATCCCCTATGGCGCGCATGCGGTTCGCACGGATTTATCGAAGGAGTTCCGGGGCTTGCTCCGCGAACGGCTGGTTGCCCTGCAGGACGATGCCCCCGCCGCCTATTTCGCCGTCGAGCCGGACATGGGCGGCGGCTTCGCGCCGGTCACTCATGACGACTACGAGGCCGTCCTCGAAACCTTCCGTCCGCAGTGGCGCCGCGCGCTCGGCCGCTAG
- a CDS encoding HAD family hydrolase → MDSRITTVVFDIGNVLIEWDPEHLYRKLIPDPEDRRRFLSEICTPAWNLEQDRGRSWAEAVAERIALFPDHAELIRAYDLRWHEMVPGAIAETVEILYELQNAGVPLHAITNFSSEKFAEAQERFAFLKTAFRSVVVSAHQGLLKPDRSIYEVLLKSAGLAPETCLFVDDSLRNVEGARTVGMQAVHFTTADRLRADMKALGLPLR, encoded by the coding sequence ATGGACAGTCGCATCACCACGGTCGTCTTCGACATCGGCAACGTGCTGATCGAATGGGATCCGGAGCATCTCTACCGCAAGCTCATTCCGGATCCCGAGGACCGGCGGCGGTTCCTGAGCGAGATCTGCACGCCGGCCTGGAACCTGGAGCAGGATCGCGGTCGAAGCTGGGCCGAGGCTGTCGCCGAACGCATCGCCCTGTTCCCCGATCACGCCGAGCTTATCCGCGCCTACGACCTGCGCTGGCACGAGATGGTGCCCGGCGCGATTGCGGAAACCGTTGAAATTCTTTATGAACTTCAGAACGCTGGGGTACCGCTCCATGCCATCACCAACTTCTCGTCGGAGAAATTCGCCGAGGCCCAGGAGAGATTTGCCTTTCTGAAAACGGCGTTTCGCAGTGTCGTCGTGTCGGCTCATCAAGGGCTGCTGAAGCCAGATCGCAGCATCTACGAGGTCCTGCTAAAAAGCGCCGGATTGGCGCCGGAAACCTGCCTATTCGTCGACGACTCGCTGCGAAACGTGGAGGGCGCGCGGACCGTCGGCATGCAGGCGGTCCATTTCACCACGGCGGACCGGCTGCGCGCCGACATGAAGGCGCTCGGACTGCCGCTGCGCTGA
- a CDS encoding histone deacetylase family protein, with product MKTVFSPVQLAHRPQREIADGELVPAVEIPSRAEIVLDEVKRRRLGDVLSPDAFGRAPLERVHTPAYLDFLDGFWNRWTAAGRSGEAFPYVWPVRGLRADPVPESVDGLLGRYSFDAGTPLGAGTAEAARASADTALTAARLIRDGAGSAFALCRPPGHHAGADYYGGYCFLNNAAIAAQWLRDHGAARVAVLDVDYHHGNGTQAIFYDRPDVLFLSIHADPRVEYPFFLGHAEEAGAKAGTGYTRNWPLPLGTDWPAYARALEEACRWLGVFSPEVVVVSLGLDCFERDPISKFGLTGDDFLRLGQRLGRLGLPTLFVLEGGYAVDALGRNCVNVLEGFAGG from the coding sequence ATGAAGACCGTCTTCTCGCCCGTGCAACTGGCGCATAGACCCCAGCGCGAAATCGCCGACGGCGAACTTGTGCCCGCGGTCGAGATCCCATCCCGGGCCGAGATCGTGCTGGACGAGGTGAAGCGGCGCCGCCTTGGCGACGTGCTCTCCCCCGACGCCTTCGGCCGTGCGCCGCTCGAACGCGTCCACACGCCCGCCTATCTCGATTTCCTCGACGGCTTCTGGAATCGTTGGACGGCCGCCGGCCGCAGCGGCGAGGCGTTTCCCTACGTCTGGCCGGTTCGTGGCCTGCGTGCCGATCCGGTGCCCGAATCCGTCGACGGACTGCTCGGCCGCTATTCCTTCGATGCCGGCACGCCGCTCGGCGCCGGCACGGCCGAAGCCGCAAGGGCGAGCGCCGACACCGCGCTGACGGCGGCCCGGTTGATCCGCGACGGCGCCGGCTCCGCCTTCGCGCTGTGCCGCCCGCCCGGCCATCATGCCGGCGCCGACTATTACGGCGGCTACTGCTTTCTCAACAACGCCGCCATCGCCGCCCAGTGGCTGCGCGACCACGGCGCGGCCCGCGTCGCCGTGCTCGACGTCGACTACCACCACGGCAACGGCACCCAGGCGATCTTTTACGACCGTCCCGACGTCCTGTTCCTGTCGATCCACGCCGATCCGCGTGTCGAGTATCCGTTCTTCCTCGGTCACGCCGAGGAGGCCGGCGCGAAAGCCGGCACTGGCTACACCCGCAACTGGCCGCTGCCGCTCGGCACCGACTGGCCCGCCTATGCCCGGGCGCTGGAGGAGGCCTGCCGCTGGCTCGGCGTCTTCAGCCCCGAGGTCGTGGTCGTCTCCCTCGGCCTCGACTGTTTCGAGCGCGACCCGATCTCGAAGTTCGGCCTGACCGGTGACGACTTCCTCCGCCTCGGCCAGCGCCTCGGCCGTCTGGGTCTGCCGACGCTCTTCGTCCTTGAAGGCGGCTATGCCGTCGATGCTCTCGGCCGCAACTGCGTCAACGTCCTTGAGGGCTTCGCCGGGGGCTGA
- a CDS encoding aldose epimerase family protein yields the protein MIRSFGTMDDGTVVEEIRLRADRLEAKILTFGATVRDLRLGGRPLVLGFDSLADYIAHGQHFGSIAGRCANRIAGGRFSLDGTDYQLSRNLPGGDHLHGGVTGFGTRVWTIKETRAESVLLGLVSPDGEEGYPGRVEVFCRYTLTQAGALVVELTGTTDRPTLLNLAHHSYFNLDESADILDHRLHIVADRYLPMSPAALPAGEVAEVAGTPFDFRNARPVRMLFDDGARVIYDHNFCLADAPRAEPHLAAVLEGPRSGIAMDLWTTEPGLQLYDAYKLDLPYQGLDGRRYGPNAGLCLEPQRWPDSPNHPDFAGAVLRPGETYRQVTEFRFHPGV from the coding sequence ATGATCCGGTCCTTCGGCACCATGGATGACGGCACGGTCGTGGAGGAGATCCGCCTCCGCGCCGACCGTCTCGAGGCGAAGATCCTGACCTTCGGCGCGACCGTCCGTGACCTGCGCCTCGGCGGCCGTCCGCTGGTCCTCGGTTTCGACAGCCTGGCCGATTACATCGCCCATGGTCAGCACTTCGGCTCGATCGCTGGCCGCTGCGCCAACCGCATCGCCGGCGGCCGCTTCAGCCTCGACGGAACGGATTACCAGTTGAGCCGTAACCTGCCGGGCGGCGACCACCTGCACGGTGGCGTGACCGGCTTCGGCACCCGGGTCTGGACGATCAAGGAGACCCGGGCGGAGTCCGTCCTGCTCGGCCTCGTCTCGCCGGACGGCGAGGAGGGCTATCCCGGCCGGGTCGAGGTGTTCTGCCGCTACACGCTCACGCAGGCAGGCGCACTCGTGGTCGAACTCACCGGCACCACCGACCGGCCGACCCTGCTCAACCTCGCCCATCACAGCTACTTCAACCTCGACGAATCTGCCGACATCCTCGACCACCGGCTCCACATCGTTGCCGACCGCTACCTGCCGATGAGCCCGGCCGCCCTGCCGGCCGGCGAGGTTGCCGAGGTCGCCGGCACGCCGTTCGACTTCCGCAATGCGAGACCCGTCCGGATGCTGTTCGACGACGGCGCGCGGGTGATCTACGACCACAACTTCTGTCTCGCCGACGCCCCGCGCGCGGAGCCGCACCTGGCCGCCGTCCTGGAAGGGCCGAGATCGGGCATCGCGATGGACCTGTGGACCACCGAGCCTGGGCTTCAGCTCTACGACGCCTACAAGCTCGACCTGCCCTATCAGGGTCTCGACGGGCGCCGCTACGGTCCCAACGCCGGCCTGTGCCTCGAGCCGCAGCGCTGGCCGGATAGCCCGAACCATCCGGACTTCGCCGGCGCCGTCCTGCGGCCGGGCGAGACCTATCGCCAGGTCACCGAGTTCCGCTTCCACCCGGGGGTCTGA